In Acidianus brierleyi, one genomic interval encodes:
- a CDS encoding DNA polymerase sliding clamp: protein MFKAIYPSSKDFYYLINAMSKLSDSIILNFTQEGIISRYLTDDKVLMGVLNIPKDSLEEYSIEKEVSVKLDLTNMKKILGKARSSKSRLEITETDAGIKIVIVDDKSGTRSNIYVKGEKGEIQNLKEPSVSLTVSAAFSGDILKTIIDDAEEISEEAEFSAEDDYIKIYVEESGKTYTAFLKNSKPLSSLEIEKPSKSIYSLEVLKTVASAANFSSSLKLNFGTNLPMKIEASGEKGASLFFWVAPRM from the coding sequence ATGTTTAAAGCAATTTATCCAAGTTCTAAGGATTTTTATTATTTGATTAATGCAATGAGTAAACTTTCTGATTCTATAATACTCAATTTTACTCAAGAAGGAATAATATCTAGATATTTAACCGATGATAAAGTACTTATGGGAGTTCTTAATATTCCAAAGGATAGTTTAGAAGAATATAGCATAGAAAAAGAGGTTTCTGTAAAACTTGACTTAACTAATATGAAGAAGATTTTAGGAAAAGCTAGATCTAGTAAGTCTAGACTAGAAATCACAGAGACTGATGCAGGAATTAAAATAGTTATAGTTGATGACAAAAGTGGAACTAGGAGTAATATTTATGTTAAAGGTGAAAAAGGCGAAATTCAGAACTTGAAAGAACCTAGCGTCTCTCTTACAGTTTCGGCTGCATTTTCTGGAGATATACTAAAAACTATAATAGATGACGCTGAGGAAATTTCGGAAGAAGCAGAATTTAGTGCAGAAGATGATTATATAAAAATTTATGTAGAAGAATCTGGTAAAACATATACTGCTTTTTTGAAAAATAGTAAACCTTTATCTAGTTTAGAAATAGAAAAACCATCTAAATCAATATATAGCTTAGAGGTATTAAAAACTGTAGCCTCTGCTGCCAATTTTTCAAGTAGCTTAAAGCTTAATTTCGGTACTAATTTGCCTATGAAAATTGAGGCATCTGGAGAAAAAGGTGCGTCCTTATTTTTCTGGGTAGCCCCTAGAATGTAA
- a CDS encoding 50S ribosomal protein L14e — MPVIEIGRICVKTRGREAGSKCVIVDIIDDNFVLVTGPKKVSGIKRRRLNIAHLEPTDKKIDIQKGATDEEIEKKLQEAGLTDFVKEKIKIKIPVI; from the coding sequence ATGCCAGTCATCGAAATAGGAAGAATATGTGTAAAAACAAGAGGTAGAGAAGCAGGAAGTAAATGTGTAATAGTAGATATAATAGACGATAACTTCGTTTTAGTTACAGGACCTAAGAAAGTCTCAGGAATAAAAAGAAGAAGATTAAATATAGCCCATCTAGAACCAACAGATAAAAAGATAGATATACAAAAAGGCGCAACTGACGAAGAAATAGAGAAAAAGCTTCAAGAGGCAGGTCTAACAGACTTCGTTAAAGAAAAAATAAAGATAAAAATACCAGTGATTTAA
- a CDS encoding RNA-guided pseudouridylation complex pseudouridine synthase subunit Cbf5, producing MNYVTEAGKEYICVMQVHCDIEKDLLKSIIEKFKGKIYQRPPVRSSVKRRLRFRTVNEIELLETYNRMALLRISSEPGTYMRKICHDAGILLGCGAHMRELRRIRSGIFTEKNLVTLQEVSEALYMWKSCKDEEDLRKILIPMEMAFCGIPKIVIDDNAVDAIAYGASVMIPGIVAFQNFKKGDLVGILTLKGEAVAVGIALVDSKNLSSLEKGEAIKPKRVLIQKDLYPRSWK from the coding sequence ATGAATTATGTTACAGAAGCAGGAAAAGAATACATATGTGTAATGCAAGTTCATTGTGATATTGAAAAAGATCTTTTAAAAAGCATTATAGAGAAATTTAAAGGAAAAATATACCAAAGGCCCCCAGTAAGATCTTCAGTAAAAAGAAGATTAAGGTTTAGAACAGTAAATGAAATAGAACTCTTGGAAACTTATAATAGAATGGCTCTACTCAGAATATCTTCAGAGCCAGGAACATATATGAGAAAAATCTGCCACGACGCAGGAATATTACTAGGTTGTGGAGCGCATATGAGAGAACTTAGAAGAATTAGATCAGGAATATTCACAGAAAAAAATCTAGTTACGCTTCAAGAGGTCTCGGAAGCATTATACATGTGGAAAAGCTGTAAAGATGAAGAAGATTTAAGAAAAATACTTATACCAATGGAAATGGCATTTTGCGGAATTCCTAAAATAGTAATAGACGATAATGCTGTTGACGCTATAGCATATGGGGCATCAGTAATGATACCTGGAATAGTGGCATTTCAAAACTTTAAAAAAGGCGATTTAGTAGGTATACTAACGCTAAAGGGAGAAGCTGTAGCGGTAGGTATAGCCTTAGTAGATTCGAAAAACCTATCTAGTCTTGAAAAAGGAGAAGCAATAAAACCAAAAAGAGTTTTAATACAAAAAGATTTATACCCAAGAAGCTGGAAATGA
- a CDS encoding class I SAM-dependent methyltransferase: protein MSYFIVNEVVNGIPLSLVSHTSLFSKRKLDTGTRILLENLTIPEKGKVADVGCGYGPIGIYIALKNNNLKIYMLDINPIAVKTAKYNVERYNLNNIITVLKSDVLDNLPEKVNAIFSNPPLSKGVDFLEKLAEQSNEKLEDGYIELVVYKGENNVIKIFGKYFSNIQIIKNQKGYSIIMIRR, encoded by the coding sequence ATGAGCTATTTTATAGTCAATGAAGTAGTAAATGGCATACCATTAAGCTTAGTAAGTCATACTAGCTTATTCTCTAAAAGAAAACTAGATACAGGAACAAGGATATTACTAGAAAATTTAACTATTCCAGAAAAAGGTAAAGTAGCCGACGTAGGCTGTGGCTATGGACCAATAGGCATTTATATAGCGTTAAAAAACAATAACCTAAAAATATACATGCTAGATATAAACCCAATAGCAGTAAAAACGGCTAAATATAATGTAGAAAGATATAATTTGAATAATATAATAACAGTACTAAAAAGTGACGTTCTAGATAATCTTCCAGAAAAAGTTAATGCAATATTCTCAAATCCCCCATTGTCTAAAGGAGTAGATTTCCTAGAAAAACTAGCCGAACAAAGTAACGAAAAACTTGAAGATGGATATATAGAATTAGTAGTATATAAAGGAGAGAATAACGTGATAAAGATATTCGGAAAATATTTCTCCAACATACAGATAATAAAGAACCAAAAAGGATATTCTATAATCATGATAAGAAGATAG
- a CDS encoding DEAD/DEAH box helicase, with protein sequence MLTAADFGKVLYSLGYTKLTPIQRIAIPKIISGKHTLIIAPTGSGKTEAAIIPLFYKIWNSRPEKISLLYITPLKALNRDLELRLKNLGNALGITIGTRHGDTSERKRKEILKSPPDLLITTPESLQYLIINQKYRDLLSNLKWIIIDELQEMLDEKRGYELSVVISRLKKFNKNKIQMIGLSATIGNIELAKKYLSDAEVEVAKVDLKKEYDIDLIIPDINDFPKKAIELNLDPYVISRLEKLKQIIETYKPIIIFTNTRETAEFLASELQALYNLKVATHHGSLSKDIRINIENNFKQGNLDAIIATSSLELGIDIGNINLVVQYMSPKEVTRLLQRIGRSGHSLNKVSKGIVIPSNYIYDIFECKSIIELSREGYLEQPYIELNALDVIAHEITGMVLEGVRNKEDILDILKNSVYFRDLSKDELENVVQLLKSSRILKEKDNQLLPSYRAWKYYYGTNMIPDSIRSYSVINMANNLELGKLDEDFVAMIDEESIFVLGGKLWKVVSIEDGKIFVDRAELKRGILPSWFGESIPVEKEVSERVYSYLIDAIKGKNYEFDEINDIIQEYKKRGYPELSNNDILVEIINGELIVVHSPFGSKGNNTLGSILSFYLNKIKGIRTSFRNDPYNIVIASVLPISKKDIEETITYVNKLSQIDARNIVIDAIKESPQFKWKLYIEAERFGNIDSNSKEIISSAILRQFSDTIVGEEAAREMLIKNHDLSVLTEIKKYTWKIVEVPSPSPLAKEFLDRLLITESEEAPVMLEVFKRRLLSKEVRVLCMVCGWNKKVSIEYSPEKCEKCQSVFLTATFPDDRDSIDIINKNIRGKKLSKTEMKKLKELKIIASLFSQYKKYALIALSARGVGSTNLGKALSKLSEGEESFYQNLFNVEKKFLKNRKYWQ encoded by the coding sequence ATGCTCACAGCAGCTGATTTCGGAAAAGTATTGTATAGTTTAGGATATACTAAACTGACTCCTATACAGCGTATAGCCATACCTAAAATCATTTCTGGGAAACATACACTAATTATAGCCCCTACTGGATCAGGTAAGACCGAAGCTGCTATAATACCTTTATTTTACAAAATATGGAATAGTAGACCAGAAAAAATATCACTACTATACATAACACCTTTAAAGGCACTCAACAGAGATTTAGAACTAAGATTAAAAAATCTAGGAAATGCCCTGGGTATAACCATCGGAACTAGACATGGAGATACCTCAGAAAGAAAAAGAAAGGAAATACTGAAATCTCCTCCAGACCTACTTATAACAACACCAGAAAGTTTACAGTATCTAATAATAAATCAAAAATATAGAGATTTACTTTCAAATCTTAAATGGATAATAATTGATGAACTACAAGAAATGTTAGACGAAAAAAGAGGATACGAGTTATCTGTAGTTATCTCTAGATTAAAAAAATTTAATAAAAATAAAATTCAAATGATTGGTTTATCGGCAACTATAGGAAATATAGAATTAGCTAAAAAATATTTAAGTGACGCAGAAGTTGAAGTAGCCAAGGTTGATCTAAAAAAGGAGTACGATATTGATCTAATTATTCCAGATATAAACGATTTTCCAAAAAAAGCTATTGAATTAAATCTGGATCCATATGTAATATCTAGACTCGAAAAGCTTAAGCAAATAATAGAAACGTACAAACCAATTATAATTTTCACTAATACAAGAGAAACTGCAGAATTCCTAGCAAGCGAATTACAAGCATTATACAATCTAAAAGTAGCTACTCATCATGGATCTCTATCTAAAGATATAAGAATAAACATAGAAAACAATTTCAAACAAGGAAATTTAGACGCAATAATAGCTACTTCAAGTTTAGAACTTGGAATAGATATAGGAAATATAAATTTAGTAGTACAATACATGTCCCCTAAAGAAGTTACAAGATTATTACAAAGAATAGGAAGAAGTGGTCATTCATTAAATAAAGTATCTAAAGGAATAGTTATACCAAGTAACTATATTTATGACATTTTTGAGTGCAAATCCATTATAGAATTATCCCGTGAGGGGTATTTGGAACAACCCTACATAGAACTTAATGCACTAGATGTTATAGCTCACGAAATAACTGGAATGGTTTTAGAAGGAGTAAGAAATAAAGAAGATATTTTAGATATATTAAAAAATAGTGTTTATTTTAGAGATTTAAGCAAAGATGAGTTAGAAAATGTCGTACAGCTCTTAAAATCTTCTAGAATACTCAAAGAAAAAGATAATCAGCTTTTGCCTTCTTATAGAGCATGGAAATACTATTATGGCACTAATATGATTCCAGATTCAATAAGAAGTTACTCAGTTATAAACATGGCAAACAATCTAGAACTTGGAAAACTAGATGAAGATTTTGTAGCTATGATAGACGAAGAGAGCATATTTGTCTTAGGTGGAAAACTATGGAAAGTAGTATCAATAGAAGATGGGAAAATATTTGTGGATAGAGCGGAATTAAAAAGAGGAATATTACCAAGCTGGTTCGGAGAATCTATACCAGTAGAAAAAGAAGTTTCAGAAAGGGTTTACAGTTATCTAATAGACGCAATAAAAGGTAAAAATTATGAATTCGATGAAATAAATGATATAATTCAGGAATATAAAAAAAGAGGATATCCAGAATTATCTAATAATGATATCCTAGTAGAGATCATAAATGGAGAACTAATTGTAGTACATAGCCCATTTGGAAGTAAAGGAAATAATACATTAGGATCGATTTTATCATTTTACCTAAATAAAATCAAGGGTATAAGGACATCTTTTAGAAATGATCCCTACAATATAGTAATAGCATCAGTATTGCCTATTTCAAAAAAAGACATAGAAGAAACAATAACTTACGTTAATAAGCTAAGCCAGATCGACGCAAGAAATATAGTTATAGATGCTATAAAAGAATCTCCTCAATTTAAATGGAAGTTATACATAGAGGCAGAAAGATTTGGAAATATAGATTCTAATTCAAAAGAGATAATAAGCTCTGCAATTTTGAGACAATTCTCAGATACAATTGTAGGCGAAGAAGCCGCAAGAGAAATGTTGATTAAAAATCATGATCTTTCAGTATTAACAGAAATTAAAAAATATACTTGGAAAATTGTAGAAGTTCCCTCTCCTTCTCCATTAGCTAAAGAATTTTTGGACAGATTGTTAATTACAGAGAGTGAAGAAGCACCCGTAATGCTAGAGGTATTCAAGAGAAGATTACTATCAAAAGAAGTAAGAGTTCTGTGTATGGTATGCGGATGGAATAAAAAAGTATCAATAGAGTATTCCCCTGAGAAATGTGAAAAATGCCAATCAGTATTTCTTACAGCAACGTTTCCAGACGATAGAGATTCAATAGATATTATTAATAAAAATATTAGAGGTAAAAAATTATCTAAAACAGAAATGAAAAAGCTTAAAGAACTAAAAATAATAGCATCTCTTTTCTCTCAGTATAAAAAATACGCATTAATAGCGCTATCTGCAAGAGGAGTAGGTTCTACAAATCTAGGAAAAGCACTAAGTAAACTTAGTGAAGGAGAAGAGTCTTTTTACCAAAATCTCTTTAATGTAGAGAAAAAGTTCTTAAAAAATAGAAAATACTGGCAGTAA
- a CDS encoding amidohydrolase family protein: MENSSEIFNLGYVLIGKNLQVKRNVNIEISDNKIVHIGNGFDSKGKDYRNAILIPTLVNAHVHAGDFSFPEIGIDKPIGDLVSDPKSIKYKFFNKLKFIDIKRYIKDFLEYSKKFGIFTIMDFREQDIFGAKLAKEIKDELANELNYIILSRLDKKISKIRLKTLFELSDGYGISSSTTYNKADLIKINNIFHDKIIAIHISETLKQGLQNDLGYILKVIRPKIIIHGTHLFEEDFLELKDRNISLVTCPRSNLWFSNGIPRIDKMIDSKVNLLIGTDNGAWIDPNIWKDMELALLITRIRKPLSNYSKEILKAATTNISRILFKNYINEGLPARFIIIEGERSGIFRSHNLYQAIIKRGYNILYSRFTF, encoded by the coding sequence ATGGAGAATAGTTCCGAAATATTCAATTTAGGTTACGTATTAATAGGCAAAAATTTGCAAGTAAAAAGAAATGTAAATATAGAAATCTCAGATAATAAAATAGTACATATAGGTAATGGTTTTGACTCTAAAGGGAAAGATTATAGAAATGCTATATTAATACCGACACTTGTAAATGCGCATGTACATGCTGGAGATTTTTCATTTCCTGAAATAGGTATAGATAAACCTATAGGAGACTTAGTTAGTGATCCTAAAAGTATAAAATATAAATTCTTTAATAAATTGAAATTTATAGATATTAAAAGATATATAAAAGATTTTCTTGAGTACTCAAAAAAATTTGGTATCTTTACTATTATGGATTTTAGAGAACAGGATATATTTGGAGCCAAACTAGCAAAAGAGATAAAAGACGAATTGGCGAATGAATTAAATTATATTATATTATCCAGACTAGATAAAAAAATAAGCAAGATAAGATTAAAAACTCTTTTTGAACTTTCTGACGGATATGGGATATCAAGCTCAACTACATATAATAAAGCAGATTTAATTAAAATTAACAATATTTTTCATGATAAAATTATAGCAATACATATTTCAGAAACTCTAAAACAAGGCCTACAAAACGACCTTGGATATATCTTGAAAGTAATAAGACCTAAAATTATTATCCATGGTACGCATCTTTTTGAAGAAGATTTCTTAGAACTAAAAGATAGAAATATTAGTTTAGTAACATGTCCAAGAAGTAATCTATGGTTTTCTAACGGGATACCTAGAATAGATAAAATGATAGATAGTAAAGTTAATTTACTTATAGGAACTGACAACGGTGCATGGATAGATCCGAATATTTGGAAAGACATGGAATTAGCATTATTAATAACTAGAATAAGAAAACCTCTAAGTAACTATTCTAAGGAAATTCTTAAAGCAGCTACTACAAATATTTCGAGAATATTGTTTAAAAATTATATAAATGAAGGATTACCGGCAAGATTTATCATAATAGAAGGAGAAAGATCTGGAATTTTTAGATCCCATAATCTTTATCAAGCTATTATAAAAAGAGGATATAATATCTTATATTCTAGATTTACATTCTAG
- the ribH gene encoding 6,7-dimethyl-8-ribityllumazine synthase: MQVQSIRVGIVIAEFNYDITYLMLQRAISHAEFLGAKVQVILKVPGSYEIPLAIKQLLKKDYIDCVVALGAIIKGETKHDELIANQVARLISDLELEYEKPIGLGIIGPGVSHEQAVERIEEYSTRAVEASVKMAKRMKKMEMISSESTVIIE; encoded by the coding sequence ATGCAGGTCCAATCGATTAGAGTAGGTATAGTTATTGCAGAATTTAACTATGATATAACATATTTAATGCTACAAAGAGCTATTTCTCATGCGGAATTTCTAGGAGCTAAAGTTCAAGTTATACTTAAAGTACCTGGATCTTATGAAATACCGTTGGCAATAAAACAATTGCTAAAAAAAGATTATATAGACTGCGTAGTAGCCTTAGGTGCAATAATTAAAGGAGAAACAAAACATGATGAGTTAATAGCTAATCAAGTAGCTAGGCTAATATCTGATTTAGAACTAGAATATGAGAAGCCTATAGGATTAGGTATAATAGGCCCAGGAGTATCTCATGAACAAGCTGTAGAAAGAATAGAGGAATATTCAACTAGAGCAGTAGAAGCTTCAGTAAAAATGGCAAAAAGAATGAAAAAAATGGAGATGATATCGTCGGAATCCACGGTGATAATAGAGTGA
- a CDS encoding RNA polymerase subunit Rpo13 — protein MSDEYNNGEENEETTSEEKEPREEDSEFPAVSLQDIELLMKNTEVWYELLNGKISLDDAKKLFEQNISSMPSQSEGKKAKRKAPAKKVKKEKVKK, from the coding sequence ATGTCAGATGAGTATAATAATGGAGAAGAGAATGAGGAGACAACTAGCGAGGAAAAAGAGCCAAGAGAAGAAGATTCTGAATTTCCTGCAGTATCTTTACAAGATATAGAGCTTCTTATGAAGAATACTGAAGTATGGTATGAATTACTTAATGGTAAAATATCATTGGACGACGCAAAAAAGCTTTTTGAACAGAATATTTCTTCTATGCCTTCTCAATCTGAAGGTAAAAAAGCTAAGAGAAAAGCTCCAGCAAAAAAGGTTAAAAAGGAAAAGGTAAAAAAGTGA
- a CDS encoding helicase HerA domain-containing protein, with translation MQDFRHVFIILLSIAEAVLLSVYFKSDVITLVIERDLFILIIIFVNSILIYLLFSSIVMSIVYYFSLYIIFIFININLLSITYFLSYIIGVSFALFGYFFINRSFNDNFILNLRNFKPRINTFSIILSVIFVIIVSLFVKNPLILIGSILNLLILSISGEIVLSPLTLASWLATPYLLSQLGEIRVNKGLCIGKINGILRRSTFELGRVKTNAKYKWANIKSDFCIDLDNSKNYNMIILGTSGSGKSSLAKTIVSKLNVSYLIFDIHGEYFTEAKRIDASLISVNPLSLFGQSPRQRALEVAYMLKSIFNLGNLQVIDLFNIIFETYEEKGIYEEDSSSWNNTPPNFRDVILLLERKKRYINNSTELNKIQSLEPYLNFVSNSMFNTNSINYNDIFEDNYILDLSKITIPEIKYIVIETILRSLTSFMYSTGTSKLRKMIVIDEAPFILSKESGQLLVERLFAEGRKFGIGFILISQTSEYVKKLISNSAYLFALNLVEPADLDYVSKIISGPDQDIYKSIYDSLHKLDRGLIITRNILQDEIFLVRIQQ, from the coding sequence ATGCAAGACTTCAGGCATGTTTTTATTATATTGCTTTCTATTGCAGAAGCTGTTCTATTATCTGTATATTTTAAATCAGACGTTATAACACTAGTAATAGAGAGAGACTTATTTATTTTGATAATAATATTTGTAAATTCAATATTGATATATCTACTTTTTTCGTCAATTGTTATGTCGATAGTATATTATTTCTCATTATATATTATCTTTATATTCATAAATATTAATTTATTATCTATCACATATTTTCTTTCCTATATTATTGGTGTTTCTTTTGCGTTATTTGGGTATTTCTTCATTAATAGATCGTTTAATGATAATTTTATTTTAAATCTAAGAAATTTCAAACCGCGTATTAATACATTTTCTATAATATTATCAGTTATTTTTGTTATTATTGTATCGCTTTTTGTTAAAAACCCACTAATTTTGATAGGATCTATATTAAATCTTCTAATATTGTCGATAAGTGGCGAGATAGTCTTATCGCCTTTAACTTTAGCTAGTTGGCTAGCAACTCCTTATTTGTTATCACAATTAGGTGAGATAAGAGTAAATAAAGGTTTATGCATAGGTAAGATTAATGGTATTTTAAGAAGATCTACGTTTGAATTAGGCAGAGTTAAAACAAATGCTAAATACAAATGGGCAAACATAAAGTCTGATTTTTGTATTGATCTAGATAATAGTAAGAACTATAATATGATTATCTTGGGTACAAGTGGATCTGGAAAATCTTCATTAGCAAAGACAATTGTTTCTAAACTTAATGTTAGTTATCTAATATTTGATATTCATGGCGAGTATTTTACTGAAGCAAAAAGAATAGATGCGTCTTTAATTTCTGTAAATCCGTTATCTCTATTTGGGCAATCTCCTAGGCAAAGAGCATTAGAAGTAGCATATATGTTAAAATCTATATTTAATCTTGGTAACCTTCAAGTAATAGATCTTTTTAACATTATTTTTGAAACATATGAGGAAAAAGGTATTTATGAAGAAGACAGCAGTTCTTGGAATAATACACCTCCTAATTTTAGAGATGTGATTTTATTGTTAGAAAGAAAAAAGAGGTATATAAATAACTCTACTGAGCTAAATAAAATACAATCGCTCGAGCCATATTTAAATTTCGTTTCTAATAGTATGTTTAATACAAATAGTATAAACTATAATGACATATTTGAAGATAATTACATTTTAGATTTATCAAAAATTACTATCCCAGAAATTAAATATATAGTAATAGAGACTATTTTGAGATCTTTAACGTCGTTTATGTATTCTACTGGAACTTCGAAATTAAGAAAGATGATAGTTATTGATGAGGCTCCATTTATTCTCTCTAAGGAAAGCGGACAGTTACTTGTGGAAAGATTGTTTGCTGAAGGAAGAAAATTTGGGATAGGATTTATTCTTATTTCTCAAACATCGGAATACGTTAAAAAATTGATATCAAACTCAGCATATTTATTTGCTCTTAATTTAGTAGAACCTGCTGATCTAGATTATGTATCAAAAATTATTAGCGGACCAGATCAAGATATATATAAATCTATCTATGACAGTTTACATAAGTTAGATAGAGGATTGATTATAACAAGAAATATATTGCAGGATGAAATATTTTTGGTTCGCATACAACAATAG
- a CDS encoding GTP cyclohydrolase IIa, protein MKILAVELYKYKDWTESLGLDREWIIQNEQHSLAYKINTLSAELGAFLLPLRYDFFIILVDGIRNSHIKFIFNEIKRLSPVRPRACVGYGRTFIEAQQNAAECIKNTEPENIGIGEYDNEQIVSCHFDIDNFTKLSTDISFYKAFIDINKLYSILSEKIYELGGISQYLGGDNILAFTDKNNVKNILNIVEDMKDIKVGIGIGSNARISIKNSTEALEKIRELRNCKWRIVPKYSI, encoded by the coding sequence GTGAAAATTCTTGCTGTAGAACTTTACAAATATAAAGACTGGACAGAAAGTCTAGGACTAGATAGAGAATGGATTATTCAAAACGAGCAACATAGCTTAGCTTATAAAATAAATACTTTGTCTGCAGAACTTGGAGCTTTTCTACTACCATTAAGATATGATTTTTTTATAATTCTTGTGGATGGTATAAGAAATTCGCATATAAAGTTCATATTTAATGAAATAAAACGTTTATCTCCAGTAAGACCTAGAGCATGCGTAGGTTATGGACGCACATTTATAGAAGCTCAACAAAATGCTGCAGAATGTATCAAAAATACTGAACCAGAAAATATTGGAATAGGCGAATATGATAATGAGCAAATAGTCTCATGTCATTTCGATATAGATAATTTTACTAAGTTATCTACTGATATTTCGTTTTATAAAGCATTCATAGATATAAATAAGTTATATAGCATATTAAGCGAAAAAATATATGAGTTAGGCGGTATCTCACAATATTTGGGAGGAGATAACATATTAGCATTTACCGATAAAAACAATGTCAAAAATATATTAAATATTGTAGAAGATATGAAAGACATAAAAGTAGGTATAGGAATAGGTTCTAATGCTAGAATATCAATTAAGAATTCTACTGAAGCTTTAGAGAAAATACGAGAATTGAGGAACTGTAAATGGAGAATAGTTCCGAAATATTCAATTTAG
- the ribC gene encoding riboflavin synthase: protein MRKYGIVDTTFSRIDMGNIAIKTIKKEDLDSEVIRYTVPGIKDTPVAAKKLIEKGCDGVITLGWVGKTMLDKYSYLAASIGLITVQILTSKHIIDVTIHEDEADDIDKLKEIAIDRVVKHSKNLVKLIRDGENSLTPFAGKGLRQGYKDAGPID from the coding sequence ATGAGAAAATACGGAATAGTAGATACTACTTTCTCTAGAATAGATATGGGTAATATAGCAATAAAGACAATAAAGAAAGAAGACCTTGACTCAGAAGTTATAAGATATACTGTACCTGGGATAAAAGATACGCCAGTAGCCGCTAAAAAGCTAATTGAGAAAGGATGCGATGGTGTTATAACATTAGGTTGGGTTGGCAAGACAATGTTAGATAAATATAGCTATCTTGCTGCTAGTATAGGTCTAATAACTGTTCAGATATTAACATCAAAACATATTATAGATGTAACTATTCATGAGGACGAGGCTGATGATATAGATAAGTTGAAAGAAATAGCTATAGATAGGGTAGTTAAGCACTCTAAAAATCTTGTTAAGTTAATAAGAGATGGAGAAAATTCGCTTACTCCTTTTGCAGGAAAAGGTTTGAGGCAGGGATATAAAGATGCAGGTCCAATCGATTAG
- a CDS encoding tRNA pseudouridine synthase A — MNFYNFIYKIDEFCSYNNSWEIKKEETTSDKYGVYPDKRDINLLIKNSIINLDKPPGPTSHEVAFWVKKMFNINKVGHGGTLEP, encoded by the coding sequence ATGAATTTTTATAATTTTATTTATAAGATAGATGAATTTTGTTCTTATAATAATTCTTGGGAAATAAAAAAAGAGGAAACCACATCAGACAAATATGGCGTTTACCCAGATAAAAGAGATATCAACTTATTAATAAAAAACTCGATAATCAACCTAGATAAACCGCCCGGACCTACAAGCCATGAAGTAGCATTCTGGGTTAAAAAAATGTTTAACATTAACAAAGTAGGTCATGGAGGGACCCTAGAGCCTTAA
- the rpsJ gene encoding 30S ribosomal protein S10 codes for MPTKARIRLWSSNVNDLTYVINQIRAIVDKTGISMRGPIPLPTRRLEVPIMKLPHGEGRKKWEKWEMSIHKRVIDISADERVMRQLMRVRVPEDVYIEIELV; via the coding sequence ATGCCTACAAAAGCTAGAATTAGACTTTGGAGCAGTAATGTCAATGACCTTACTTATGTAATAAATCAGATAAGAGCTATTGTAGATAAGACTGGAATAAGTATGAGAGGCCCAATACCTTTGCCTACAAGAAGACTAGAAGTACCTATTATGAAATTACCTCATGGTGAAGGAAGGAAAAAATGGGAAAAATGGGAAATGTCTATTCATAAGAGAGTTATTGATATTTCCGCTGATGAAAGAGTAATGAGACAATTAATGAGAGTTAGAGTTCCAGAAGATGTTTACATAGAGATAGAACTTGTATAA